From Micromonospora nigra, one genomic window encodes:
- a CDS encoding acetyl-CoA carboxylase biotin carboxyl carrier protein yields MPPTDVGAVPTDVPPTDVGAVPADVVAVLGDLHRQVRQLVTELGRPVRRIRLRSGVTELEVQWYDPAGPRPSPPPPVPSVGPVAASPTGVPPGSEQDLPPGPGRAEPPTRAVVRAPMVGTFHCAPEPGAAPYVAVGDRVRPGQVVGIVEAMKLMNEVTAERAGRVAEVLAVDGQPVEYDQPLLALDPA; encoded by the coding sequence GTGCCGCCCACCGACGTCGGCGCGGTGCCCACCGACGTGCCGCCCACCGACGTCGGCGCGGTGCCCGCCGACGTGGTCGCGGTGCTGGGTGACCTGCACCGGCAGGTGCGCCAGCTCGTCACCGAACTCGGCCGGCCGGTGCGCCGGATCCGGCTGCGCAGCGGGGTGACGGAACTGGAGGTGCAGTGGTACGACCCGGCGGGGCCGAGACCGTCGCCCCCGCCACCCGTGCCGTCCGTCGGCCCGGTGGCCGCGTCACCCACCGGCGTGCCGCCGGGTTCCGAACAGGACCTGCCGCCGGGTCCCGGGCGGGCCGAGCCGCCCACCCGGGCGGTCGTGCGGGCCCCGATGGTCGGCACCTTCCACTGCGCCCCGGAGCCCGGCGCCGCGCCGTACGTGGCCGTCGGTGACCGGGTCCGCCCGGGGCAGGTCGTCGGCATCGTCGAGGCGATGAAGCTGATGAACGAGGTCACCGCCGAGCGGGCCGGCCGGGTGGCCGAGGTGCTGGCCGTCGACGGTCAGCCCGTCGAGTACGACCAGCCGCTGCTCGCCCTGGATCCGGCCTGA
- a CDS encoding acetyl-CoA carboxylase biotin carboxylase subunit, whose product MFEKVLIANRGEIALRVLRACRELGIRTAVVYSAADADSAAVRLADETVRIGPAASRRSYLDAAAVIEAARMVGAQAVHPGYGFLSENADFAEICVDNGLTFVGPPPEVMSALADKSSARALMRRAGLPLPPGAVAAVPSAAEAAEVAAAVGYPVIVKAAAGGGGRGMTVVHSPADLSRAYARTRAVAQAAFGDDRVYVERYLTEARHVEVQLLCDGHGNGVHLGTRDCSVQRRHQKLVEEAPAPSLTTATLDAVAAAALRGALAVGFTGAGTMEFLVDAEERFHFLEINCRIQVEHPVTEMITGIDIVHEQLHVAAGTALRWRQEDVRLHGVAVECRVNVEDPDRDFAPTPGRLDRFVPPGGPFTRVDTHGHAGYTVGPWYDSLLAKVAVWAPDRELALNRLERALNEFEITGPGVRTTIPFVRRVLDDAAFRKGRYSTGLVDRLLAEPSVVPPRRTR is encoded by the coding sequence ATGTTCGAGAAGGTGCTGATCGCCAACCGGGGCGAGATCGCGTTGCGGGTGCTGCGGGCCTGCCGGGAACTGGGCATCCGCACCGCCGTCGTGTACTCCGCCGCCGACGCCGACTCGGCGGCGGTGCGGCTGGCCGACGAGACCGTCCGCATCGGCCCTGCGGCCAGCCGGCGCAGCTACCTCGACGCCGCCGCCGTCATCGAGGCGGCCCGCATGGTCGGCGCGCAGGCGGTGCACCCCGGATACGGCTTCCTCTCCGAGAACGCCGACTTCGCCGAGATCTGCGTCGACAACGGGCTCACCTTCGTCGGCCCGCCGCCGGAGGTGATGTCCGCGTTGGCCGACAAGTCCTCGGCGCGGGCGCTGATGCGCCGGGCCGGCCTGCCGCTGCCCCCGGGGGCGGTCGCCGCGGTGCCCAGCGCGGCCGAGGCCGCCGAGGTGGCCGCCGCCGTCGGCTACCCGGTCATCGTGAAGGCCGCCGCGGGCGGCGGTGGGCGCGGGATGACGGTGGTCCACTCGCCGGCCGACCTGTCCCGGGCGTACGCGCGCACCCGCGCCGTCGCGCAGGCCGCCTTCGGCGACGACCGGGTGTACGTCGAGCGGTACCTGACCGAGGCCCGTCACGTCGAGGTGCAGCTGCTCTGCGACGGCCACGGCAACGGGGTGCACCTGGGCACCCGGGACTGTTCGGTGCAGCGCCGCCACCAGAAGCTGGTCGAGGAGGCGCCGGCCCCGTCGTTGACCACCGCCACCCTGGACGCCGTAGCCGCCGCCGCGCTGCGGGGTGCGCTCGCCGTCGGCTTCACCGGCGCCGGCACCATGGAGTTCCTGGTCGACGCCGAGGAGCGGTTCCACTTCCTGGAGATCAACTGCCGGATCCAGGTGGAGCACCCCGTCACCGAGATGATCACCGGGATCGACATCGTGCACGAGCAGCTGCACGTCGCCGCCGGCACCGCCCTGCGCTGGCGCCAGGAGGACGTCCGCCTGCACGGGGTGGCCGTCGAGTGCCGGGTCAACGTGGAGGACCCCGATCGGGACTTCGCCCCGACCCCCGGCCGGCTCGACCGTTTCGTCCCGCCCGGCGGCCCGTTCACCCGCGTCGACACCCACGGCCACGCCGGCTACACCGTCGGGCCCTGGTACGACTCCCTGCTCGCCAAGGTCGCCGTCTGGGCGCCCGACCGGGAGCTGGCCCTCAACCGCCTCGAACGCGCCCTGAACGAGTTCGAGATCACCGGGCCGGGGGTGCGTACCACCATCCCCTTCGTCCGGCGGGTGCTCGACGACGCCGCCTTCCGCAAGGGCCGCTACTCGACCGGCCTGGTCGACCGGCTGCTCGCCGAACCGTCCGTCGTACCACCGAGGAGGACCCGATGA
- a CDS encoding SRPBCC family protein produces the protein MTVTDGRPLAAEITAILVTNCGLDPDAAARAPAASLEELGMDSLALLELSAVLADRWQVTLPEQAGQLSIPAVAGMVARRVDPPGHTENSVVIAAPLPLVWEVTNDVAGWPDLFTEYANAEILARDGDTVRFRLTMHPDENGVAWSWVSERTPDPATRQVRARRVETGPFEYMNIHWTYTEEPDGTRMTWVQDFAMKPTAPVDNAGMAERINTNSVVQLAIIRDRIERLARRGRSDDPEPTATFPTGGDDE, from the coding sequence ATGACCGTCACCGACGGCCGCCCGCTCGCCGCCGAGATCACCGCCATCCTGGTGACCAACTGCGGCCTGGACCCCGACGCCGCGGCCCGCGCGCCGGCCGCCTCCCTGGAGGAGCTGGGGATGGACTCCCTCGCCCTGCTGGAGCTGTCCGCCGTGCTCGCCGACCGGTGGCAGGTCACCCTCCCCGAACAGGCCGGGCAGCTCAGCATCCCCGCCGTCGCCGGGATGGTCGCCCGCCGCGTCGATCCGCCCGGCCACACCGAGAACAGCGTCGTCATCGCCGCGCCGCTGCCGCTGGTCTGGGAGGTCACCAACGACGTCGCCGGCTGGCCCGACCTCTTCACCGAGTACGCCAACGCCGAGATCCTCGCCCGCGACGGCGACACCGTGCGGTTCCGGCTCACCATGCACCCCGACGAGAACGGGGTGGCCTGGAGCTGGGTCAGCGAACGCACCCCCGATCCGGCCACCCGACAGGTGCGGGCCCGCCGGGTGGAGACCGGGCCGTTCGAGTACATGAACATCCACTGGACCTACACCGAGGAACCCGACGGCACCCGGATGACCTGGGTGCAGGACTTCGCGATGAAGCCCACCGCACCGGTCGACAACGCCGGCATGGCCGAGCGGATCAACACCAACAGCGTGGTGCAGTTGGCCATCATCCGGGACCGCATCGAACGGCTGGCCCGCAGAGGCCGGTCCGACGACCCGGAGCCGACGGCCACATTCCCGACGGGAGGCGACGATGAGTGA
- a CDS encoding cupin domain-containing protein: MSDLTLVAARDVPADRRRGGELRVLLGPRTVGSTSGFMGVATMAPGERIAEHYHPYSEEFLYVVRGTVTVDLDDEPVPLAAGEALFVARNVRHRLRNTGDEPAEVVFHLGPLAPRPELGHVDTELVDQRDGS; the protein is encoded by the coding sequence ATGAGTGACCTGACACTGGTGGCCGCCCGGGACGTCCCGGCCGACCGCCGCCGCGGGGGCGAGCTGCGCGTCCTGCTGGGTCCCCGCACCGTCGGCAGCACCTCCGGCTTCATGGGCGTGGCGACCATGGCGCCGGGGGAGCGCATCGCCGAGCACTACCACCCCTACAGTGAGGAGTTCCTCTACGTCGTACGCGGCACCGTCACCGTCGACCTCGACGACGAGCCTGTGCCCCTCGCCGCCGGGGAGGCGCTGTTCGTGGCCCGCAACGTGCGGCACCGACTGCGCAACACCGGCGACGAGCCCGCCGAGGTCGTCTTCCACCTCGGACCGCTGGCCCCCCGCCCCGAACTCGGCCACGTCGACACCGAACTGGTCGACCAGCGGGACGGGTCGTGA
- a CDS encoding beta-ketoacyl-[acyl-carrier-protein] synthase family protein yields the protein MTGRRTVVTGVGVVAPGGVTRDRFWKTITEGRTATRRITFFDPSPFRSQIAAECDFDPDAAGLSPAERQRADRYVQFALACAAEALADSGLDLTDELRDRAGVVLGTAVGGTMALEQEYVRVSDSGRHWLVDAALGGPYLYQALVPSSLAADVACRHGLHGPAQVVSTGCTSGIDAVGYAHQLVADGEADVVLAGAADSPISPVTVASFDAIRATSPDNDDPAHASRPFDADRHGFVLAEGAAVLVLEEAEHARRRGAHVYCEVAGYAGRSNGFHMTGLRPDGIELGLAIADTLRQARLDPAAVSYISAHGSGTRQNDRHETAAFKRALGQSAYQVPISSIKSMVGHSLGAIGAIEMAACALAVEYGVVPPTANWATRDPECDLDYVPNEARDLPVDVALSVGSGFGGFQSAMLFRRLPRQAAA from the coding sequence GTGACCGGCCGCCGGACCGTGGTCACCGGCGTCGGGGTGGTCGCCCCCGGCGGTGTCACCCGCGACCGGTTCTGGAAGACGATCACCGAGGGGCGCACCGCCACCCGCCGGATCACCTTCTTCGACCCGTCGCCGTTCCGCTCCCAGATCGCCGCCGAGTGCGACTTCGACCCCGACGCCGCCGGACTCAGCCCGGCCGAGCGGCAACGCGCCGACCGGTACGTGCAGTTCGCGCTGGCCTGCGCCGCCGAGGCCCTCGCCGACAGCGGCCTCGACCTCACCGACGAGCTGCGCGACCGGGCCGGCGTGGTACTCGGCACCGCCGTCGGCGGCACGATGGCCCTGGAACAGGAGTACGTCCGGGTCAGCGACTCCGGTCGACACTGGCTGGTCGACGCCGCCCTCGGTGGCCCGTACCTGTACCAGGCGCTGGTGCCCAGCAGCCTGGCCGCCGACGTGGCCTGCCGGCACGGCCTGCACGGCCCCGCGCAGGTGGTGTCCACCGGCTGCACCTCCGGCATCGACGCCGTCGGCTACGCCCACCAGCTCGTCGCCGACGGCGAGGCCGACGTCGTGCTCGCCGGGGCGGCTGACTCACCCATCTCCCCGGTGACGGTCGCCTCGTTCGACGCCATCAGGGCCACCAGCCCGGACAACGACGATCCGGCGCACGCGTCCCGCCCGTTCGACGCCGACCGGCACGGGTTCGTCCTCGCCGAGGGCGCGGCGGTGCTCGTGTTGGAGGAGGCCGAACACGCCCGCCGCCGGGGCGCGCACGTCTACTGCGAGGTCGCCGGGTACGCCGGGCGCAGCAACGGTTTCCACATGACCGGCCTGCGCCCCGACGGGATCGAGCTGGGGTTGGCCATCGCCGACACGCTGCGGCAGGCCCGGCTGGACCCGGCCGCGGTGTCCTACATCAGCGCCCACGGATCCGGTACCCGGCAGAACGACCGGCACGAGACGGCGGCCTTCAAGCGGGCGCTCGGGCAGTCGGCGTACCAGGTGCCGATCAGTTCGATCAAGTCGATGGTGGGGCACTCGCTGGGCGCGATCGGCGCGATCGAGATGGCCGCCTGCGCCCTGGCCGTCGAGTACGGCGTGGTGCCCCCCACGGCCAACTGGGCCACCCGCGACCCCGAATGCGACCTGGACTACGTGCCCAACGAGGCGAGGGACCTGCCCGTGGACGTCGCCCTGTCGGTGGGCAGCGGCTTCGGCGGCTTCCAGTCCGCGATGCTGTTCCGTCGCCTGCCCCGGCAGGCCGCCGCGTGA
- a CDS encoding beta-ketoacyl synthase N-terminal-like domain-containing protein, which translates to MVTGIGVVAPSGIGADVHWRTLTAGNYRVGPLTLFDATGYPTRLGGEVPDFDPAGYADNRALVQTDRWTHLGFAATRLALADAGLPEQAPDPYAWAVTLASSSGGNLFGQRELQRLWSSPSRTVGAYQSIAWFYAASVGQLSIRHQFKGPCGVLVAESAGGLDSLAHAVRTVRRGTPVVVAGATECPLSPYALACQLRSGLLSDVADPRAYRPFDAAASGYLPAEGGAVFVVEEYGHALARGARIYGEVAGWGATHDAVHTGADHGGDPVQYARAMRLALDRATVDPAQVDLVLPDALGVPRHDLAEARALRAVFGDRPPPVSTHKPLTGRAHQGGAALDVATALLAFAHDTLPASVGPDEVAPGCELDFLRECRRPRERIALVCARGFDGFNSALVLRGAPPAGQGW; encoded by the coding sequence GTGGTCACCGGCATCGGCGTCGTCGCGCCCAGCGGGATCGGCGCCGACGTGCACTGGCGCACCCTGACCGCCGGCAACTACCGCGTCGGCCCGCTCACCCTGTTCGACGCCACCGGCTACCCCACCCGACTCGGCGGGGAGGTGCCCGACTTCGACCCGGCCGGGTACGCCGACAACCGGGCCCTCGTGCAGACCGACCGGTGGACCCACCTCGGCTTCGCCGCCACCCGGCTCGCCCTGGCCGACGCCGGCCTGCCCGAGCAGGCGCCCGACCCGTACGCCTGGGCGGTCACCCTGGCCAGCTCGTCCGGCGGCAACCTGTTCGGGCAGCGGGAACTGCAACGCCTGTGGTCGTCGCCGTCGCGCACCGTCGGGGCGTACCAGTCGATCGCCTGGTTCTACGCGGCCAGCGTCGGCCAACTGTCCATCCGCCACCAGTTCAAGGGCCCCTGCGGGGTGCTCGTCGCCGAGTCCGCCGGTGGGCTGGACAGCCTCGCCCATGCCGTGCGCACCGTCCGTCGGGGCACCCCCGTGGTCGTCGCCGGGGCGACCGAGTGCCCGCTGAGCCCGTACGCGCTGGCCTGTCAGCTCCGCTCCGGGCTGCTCAGCGACGTCGCCGACCCGCGGGCGTACCGGCCGTTCGACGCCGCCGCCAGCGGTTACCTGCCCGCCGAGGGCGGTGCCGTGTTCGTGGTGGAGGAGTACGGTCACGCCCTGGCCCGGGGGGCCCGCATCTACGGTGAGGTCGCCGGCTGGGGTGCCACCCACGACGCCGTCCACACCGGAGCGGATCACGGCGGTGACCCGGTGCAGTACGCCCGCGCCATGCGGCTGGCGCTCGACCGGGCCACGGTGGACCCGGCACAGGTGGACCTGGTGCTGCCCGACGCGCTCGGGGTGCCCCGACACGACCTGGCCGAGGCGCGGGCGCTGCGCGCCGTCTTCGGCGACCGGCCACCGCCGGTGAGCACGCACAAACCGCTGACCGGGCGGGCGCACCAGGGCGGCGCGGCGCTGGACGTGGCCACGGCGTTGCTCGCCTTCGCCCACGACACGCTGCCCGCCTCCGTCGGCCCCGACGAGGTGGCTCCCGGCTGTGAGCTGGACTTCCTACGTGAGTGCCGGCGACCCCGGGAACGGATCGCGCTGGTCTGCGCACGGGGCTTCGACGGGTTCAACAGTGCGCTGGTGTTGCGCGGTGCGCCGCCGGCGGGACAGGGGTGGTGA
- a CDS encoding antibiotic biosynthesis monooxygenase family protein, translating into MTAQRRARVVFLVRVRQERTDDFLRAYEQVRHLVADGVPGHLVDQVCRSSTDPEQWLITSEWASLADFEAWERSPEHRDLVRPMRECFTDARSLRFHVHAQTPPPA; encoded by the coding sequence ATGACGGCACAACGGCGGGCCCGCGTGGTCTTCCTGGTCCGCGTGCGACAGGAGCGCACCGACGACTTCCTGCGCGCGTACGAGCAGGTGCGGCATCTGGTCGCGGACGGGGTGCCCGGCCACCTGGTCGACCAGGTGTGTCGCTCGTCGACCGATCCGGAGCAGTGGTTGATCACCAGCGAGTGGGCCAGCCTGGCCGACTTCGAGGCGTGGGAGCGCAGCCCCGAGCACCGGGATCTGGTGCGGCCGATGCGGGAGTGCTTCACCGACGCCCGGTCGTTGCGTTTCCACGTGCACGCCCAGACGCCACCTCCGGCGTGA
- a CDS encoding MmcQ/YjbR family DNA-binding protein — MATFDDVRRIVLGLPETDERPSYGGLPAWTVRGKAFVWERPLRRNEIDELGPAAPDGPVLGVRVADLGVKEALLADDPAVYLTTAHFDGYPAVLVRLDRVDVAELAELVVEAWYARAPKRLAAAWDSNRPSP; from the coding sequence GTGGCCACCTTCGACGACGTGCGTCGCATCGTGCTCGGGCTGCCGGAGACCGACGAGCGCCCGTCCTACGGCGGGTTGCCGGCCTGGACGGTGCGGGGCAAGGCGTTCGTCTGGGAGCGGCCCCTGCGCCGCAACGAGATCGACGAGCTGGGTCCGGCCGCGCCCGACGGCCCGGTGCTCGGGGTGCGGGTGGCGGACCTGGGCGTCAAGGAGGCCCTGCTCGCCGACGACCCGGCGGTCTACCTCACCACGGCGCACTTCGACGGCTACCCGGCGGTGCTGGTGCGGCTCGACCGCGTCGACGTCGCCGAACTGGCCGAGCTGGTGGTGGAGGCGTGGTACGCCCGCGCACCCAAGCGACTGGCCGCCGCGTGGGACTCGAACCGGCCGTCCCCGTGA
- a CDS encoding alpha-hydroxy acid oxidase, translated as MPTDPPAACLADLAERARAVLPADVWDYVEGGSGAEVTLRANRAALDRVAVLPRMLRGVHTPDLRVELLGRPSALPVAVAPMAYQRLVHPDGEWALATAARDAGVPYVASTLASTAVEQVAATGAEVWFQLYWLRDRGLVVDLLDRVGAAGCRALVVTVDVPLLGRRLRDLRNAFRLPAGVTAANLRGGRGDLAHGGAPGVTPVATASAFAPALRWSDLDWLRGRTDLPLVVKGVLDPRDAVEAVGVGADAVVVSNHGGRQLDGAPASAAVLPEVVAGVGDRCEVLLDSGVRSGTDVLRALALGASGVLLGRPLLWGLAAGGRAGAGRALSILADELRDALTLAGCADPAAARNLRTMRTD; from the coding sequence ATGCCGACCGACCCGCCGGCCGCCTGCCTGGCCGATCTGGCCGAGCGGGCCCGCGCCGTGCTGCCCGCCGACGTCTGGGACTACGTCGAGGGCGGCAGCGGCGCCGAGGTCACCCTGCGGGCCAACCGGGCCGCCCTGGACCGGGTGGCGGTGCTGCCCCGGATGCTGCGTGGGGTGCACACCCCCGACCTGCGGGTGGAACTGCTGGGCCGACCGTCCGCGCTGCCGGTGGCGGTCGCGCCGATGGCCTACCAACGGCTGGTGCACCCCGACGGTGAGTGGGCGCTGGCCACGGCGGCGCGGGACGCGGGCGTGCCCTACGTGGCCAGCACCCTGGCCAGCACCGCCGTGGAGCAGGTGGCCGCGACCGGCGCCGAGGTCTGGTTCCAACTCTACTGGCTGCGCGACCGGGGTCTCGTCGTCGACCTGCTGGACCGGGTCGGCGCCGCCGGATGCCGGGCCCTGGTGGTCACCGTCGACGTGCCCCTGCTCGGCCGCCGCCTGCGCGACCTGCGCAACGCGTTCCGCCTGCCGGCCGGGGTGACCGCCGCGAACCTGCGCGGCGGGCGCGGCGACCTCGCCCACGGCGGTGCCCCCGGCGTCACCCCGGTCGCCACCGCGTCGGCCTTCGCCCCGGCGCTGCGCTGGTCGGACCTCGACTGGCTGCGCGGGCGGACCGACCTGCCGCTGGTCGTCAAGGGGGTGCTCGATCCCCGTGACGCGGTCGAGGCCGTCGGGGTGGGCGCGGACGCGGTGGTGGTGTCCAACCACGGCGGCCGGCAGCTCGACGGGGCCCCGGCCAGCGCCGCCGTGCTGCCCGAGGTGGTGGCGGGCGTCGGCGACCGGTGCGAGGTCCTGCTCGACAGCGGTGTCCGGTCCGGCACCGACGTGCTGCGGGCGTTGGCCCTCGGCGCGAGCGGCGTCCTGCTCGGCCGGCCGCTGCTGTGGGGTCTCGCCGCCGGTGGCCGCGCCGGTGCCGGACGGGCGTTGTCGATCCTCGCCGACGAGTTGCGCGACGCCCTCACCCTGGCCGGCTGTGCCGACCCGGCCGCCGCGCGGAACCTGCGGACCATGCGTACGGACTGA
- a CDS encoding glycine hydroxymethyltransferase, translated as MPSPNAESTAFRSALEVIRAVEPRVADAIGAELADQRESLKLIASENYASPATLLAMGNWFSDKYAEGTVGRRFYAGCQNVDTVEALAAEHARELFGAAHAYVQPHSGIDANLVAFWAVLADRVEAPALKRAQARHVNDLTEADWFALRRELGNQRMLGMSLDAGGHLTHGFRPNISGKMFDQRSYGTDPATGLVDYDKVAEAAREFKPLVLVAGYSAYPRKVNFRIMREIADSVGATFMVDMAHFAGLVAGKVFTGDFDPVPHAHIVTTTTHKSLRGPRGGMVLCGPELADQVDRGCPMVLGGPLPHVMAAKAVALAEARRPDFADYARRIVANAQALAEGLARRGATLVTGGTDNHLVLIDVSGYGLTGRQAEQALLDSGIVTNRNSVPQDPNGAWYTSGIRIGTPALTSRGLGTAEMDATAELIHTVLSQTTAGANPDGTASKAKYVLDPALADKISRQATELLAGFPLYPHVDLG; from the coding sequence ATGCCGTCGCCGAATGCCGAATCCACCGCTTTCCGCAGTGCTCTCGAGGTCATCCGGGCCGTCGAACCACGGGTGGCCGACGCCATCGGCGCCGAGCTGGCCGACCAGCGGGAGTCGCTCAAACTGATCGCCAGCGAGAACTACGCCTCCCCGGCGACGCTGCTGGCGATGGGCAACTGGTTCAGCGACAAGTACGCCGAGGGCACGGTCGGCCGTCGCTTCTACGCCGGCTGTCAGAACGTCGACACGGTCGAGGCCCTCGCCGCCGAACACGCCCGGGAGCTGTTCGGCGCGGCGCACGCCTACGTGCAGCCGCACTCGGGCATCGACGCCAACCTGGTCGCCTTCTGGGCGGTCCTGGCCGACCGGGTGGAGGCACCGGCGCTGAAGCGGGCCCAGGCCCGGCACGTCAACGACCTCACCGAGGCGGACTGGTTCGCGCTGCGCCGGGAGTTGGGCAACCAGCGGATGCTGGGCATGTCGCTGGACGCGGGCGGCCACCTGACCCACGGCTTCCGGCCGAACATCTCGGGCAAGATGTTCGACCAGCGCAGCTACGGCACCGACCCGGCCACCGGCCTGGTCGACTACGACAAGGTCGCCGAGGCGGCGCGCGAGTTCAAGCCGCTGGTCCTCGTCGCCGGCTACTCGGCGTACCCGCGCAAGGTCAACTTCCGGATCATGCGCGAGATCGCCGACTCCGTCGGAGCCACGTTCATGGTCGACATGGCACACTTCGCCGGCCTCGTCGCCGGCAAGGTCTTCACCGGCGACTTCGACCCGGTGCCGCACGCGCACATCGTCACCACCACCACCCACAAGTCGCTGCGCGGCCCGCGCGGCGGCATGGTGCTGTGCGGGCCGGAACTGGCCGACCAGGTCGACCGGGGCTGCCCGATGGTCCTCGGTGGCCCACTGCCGCACGTGATGGCCGCCAAGGCCGTCGCGCTGGCCGAGGCCCGCCGTCCCGACTTCGCCGACTACGCCCGGCGCATCGTCGCCAACGCGCAGGCACTCGCCGAGGGGCTGGCCCGGCGGGGCGCGACCCTGGTCACCGGCGGCACCGACAACCACCTGGTGCTCATCGACGTGTCCGGCTACGGCCTGACCGGCCGGCAGGCCGAGCAGGCGCTGCTCGACTCGGGCATCGTCACCAACCGCAACTCCGTCCCGCAGGACCCGAACGGCGCCTGGTACACCTCCGGCATCCGCATCGGCACGCCGGCGCTGACCAGCCGGGGCCTCGGCACAGCCGAAATGGACGCCACGGCCGAGCTGATCCACACCGTGCTGAGCCAGACCACGGCCGGCGCGAACCCGGACGGCACCGCCTCCAAGGCGAAGTACGTGCTCGACCCGGCCCTCGCCGACAAGATCAGCCGGCAGGCCACCGAACTGCTGGCCGGTTTCCCGCTGTATCCCCACGTCGACCTGGGCTGA
- a CDS encoding metallophosphoesterase family protein — MVSGGGGDGSLLAISDLHVGHSGNREVVEGLRPTAPGDWLLVAGDVGDTVADVEWALGLLARRFDTVVWAPGNHELWTPPADPVDLRGVARYEYLVAMCRRLGVLTPEDPYPVWRGPGGPVLVAPLFLLYDHSWRPDGLDTVEAALAEAYRTGVVCTDEFLLHPDPYPSRSAWCAARVEATARRLADRPPGMPTVLVNHFPLVREPTRVLRYPIFAQWCGTEATADWHRRYDAAVAVYGHLHIPRTTRHDGVRFEEVSVGYPREWRPRGGPPAPRRILPA, encoded by the coding sequence ATGGTCAGTGGCGGAGGCGGCGACGGGAGCCTGCTCGCCATCAGCGACCTGCACGTCGGTCACTCGGGCAACCGGGAGGTGGTCGAGGGCCTGCGGCCCACCGCGCCGGGCGACTGGCTGCTGGTGGCCGGCGACGTCGGCGACACGGTGGCCGACGTCGAATGGGCCCTCGGGCTGCTCGCCCGGCGGTTCGACACCGTGGTGTGGGCGCCCGGCAACCACGAACTGTGGACCCCGCCGGCCGACCCGGTCGACCTGCGCGGCGTGGCCCGCTACGAGTATCTCGTGGCCATGTGCCGGCGGCTCGGTGTGCTGACCCCGGAGGACCCGTACCCGGTCTGGCGGGGCCCCGGCGGCCCGGTGCTCGTCGCGCCGCTGTTCCTGCTGTACGACCACAGTTGGCGCCCCGACGGCCTGGACACCGTCGAGGCGGCGCTCGCCGAGGCGTACCGGACCGGGGTCGTGTGCACCGACGAGTTCCTGCTGCACCCCGACCCGTACCCCAGCAGGTCGGCCTGGTGCGCGGCGCGCGTCGAGGCGACGGCCCGCCGGCTCGCGGACCGGCCGCCCGGCATGCCCACCGTGCTGGTGAACCACTTCCCGCTGGTGCGTGAACCGACCCGGGTGCTGCGCTACCCGATCTTCGCCCAGTGGTGCGGCACCGAGGCCACCGCCGACTGGCACCGCCGCTACGACGCCGCCGTCGCCGTGTACGGCCACCTGCACATCCCGCGCACCACCCGGCACGACGGCGTGCGCTTCGAGGAGGTCTCGGTGGGCTACCCGCGGGAGTGGCGGCCGCGGGGCGGGCCCCCGGCCCCGCGGCGGATCCTGCCCGCCTGA
- a CDS encoding acyltransferase family protein yields the protein MTDTAIRPTASPRVRFRGDVEGLRAVAVALVLVGHASQQLLPGGFVGVDVFFVISGFLITGLLVTELERTGKISLVDFYARRARRLLPAAGLVLVATLALTFAFLPRTRWSSTGWDVVFSGLYAMNWRLAEQSVDYLAANRAPSMLQHFWSLAVEEQFYLLWPLLLVGAAWFARHRLRTGHLVAALALVAVPSLAWPVWLTGDNPARAYFVTTTRLWELAPTSIWWT from the coding sequence GTGACGGACACAGCCATCCGACCGACGGCGAGCCCGCGCGTCAGGTTCCGCGGGGACGTCGAGGGCCTGCGCGCGGTCGCCGTGGCCCTGGTGCTCGTCGGCCATGCCAGCCAACAACTGCTCCCCGGCGGCTTCGTCGGCGTCGACGTCTTCTTCGTCATCTCCGGGTTCCTCATCACCGGCCTGCTGGTGACCGAACTGGAACGCACCGGGAAGATCTCGCTCGTCGACTTCTACGCCCGCCGCGCCCGGCGGCTGCTCCCGGCGGCCGGGCTCGTGCTCGTGGCCACCCTGGCCCTCACCTTCGCCTTCCTGCCCCGCACCCGCTGGTCGTCCACCGGCTGGGACGTGGTCTTCAGCGGCTTGTACGCGATGAACTGGCGCCTGGCGGAACAGTCCGTGGACTATCTGGCGGCCAACCGCGCGCCCAGCATGCTGCAGCACTTCTGGTCCCTCGCCGTCGAGGAGCAGTTCTACCTGTTGTGGCCGCTGCTGCTGGTGGGCGCAGCCTGGTTCGCCCGCCACCGGCTCCGGACCGGGCACCTGGTGGCCGCGCTCGCCCTGGTCGCGGTCCCCTCTCTGGCCTGGCCGGTCTGGCTGACCGGGGACAACCCCGCCCGCGCCTACTTCGTCACCACCACCCGCCTGTGGGAGCTGGCCCCGACGTCCATCTGGTGGACCTGA